The genomic region TCGATCGAACTGCTGCTCAATGCGGTCAATCTCAATTTGATGGCCTTTTCTAATTTTCTCGATTCCAGTGAGATTAAAGGTCAGGTATTTGGTGTCTTTGTGATTACCGTAGCGGCTGCCGAAGCGGCAGTGGGACTGGCGATCGTTTTAGCGATCTACCGCAACCGCGATACGGTGGATATGGAGCAGTTTAACCTGCTCAAGTGGTAGGCCAAACCACCGCAAGTTCTAGGATTCGGGTCGAGACTGTACCGAGTTCGCCGAACATCAAAAAACCGGGTCGATCGCATCGATTCGGTTTTTTCGTTGGCAAAGCGGCAAAAGGTACGAACTCGTACAATCGACATCGCCACCCCCTCGGTACACTGGGGAAAATATCGACATGCAAAGGGTTGGGAGTTCATTACCAGTGCAACTCAAACACGCGATAATCGCCCATAAAGCCGGAGACCACCTCAGTCGCCGTCGAGCCGAACAGTGCGCCCGCGAACTCGAAGCGCGCGGCTGTAAGGTGTTGATGGGTCCGAGTGGTTCCAAGGACAATCCCTACCCGGTTTTCCTCGCTTCTGCTACGTCGGCGATCGATCTAGCCCTGGTTTTGGGCGGCGACGGAACGGCACTGGCTGCGGCCCGTCATTTAGCGGCGGAAAATATTCCGATTTTGGCGGTCAATGTCGGCGGACATTTGGGCTTTTTAACTCAGCCGTCGGAGACGTTTCAAGATAGCGAGAAGGTTTGGGATTACTTGCTCGAAGATCGCTACGCGGTGCAGCGTCGGATGATGATCGAAGCTCAGATTTTTGAGGGCGATCGCTCTAATTTAATTCCCGCTAGCGATCGCTATTTGGCCCTCAATGAAATGTGTGTCAAACCCGCCGCCGCCGATCGCATGATTACTTCGATTCTAGAAATGGAAATTGACGGGGAAGTGGTGGATCAATATCAAGGGGACGGGTTGCTCGTCGCTACGCCGACAGGTTCGACCTGTTACACCGTTTCCGCCAACGGTCCGATCGTTCACGACGGGATGGAGGCGATGGTCGTCACGCCGATTTGTCCGTTGAGTCTGTCGAGTCGTCCGATTGTTTTGCCTCCCGGGTCGGTGGTCAGTATTTGGCCCCTTGCCGATCGTGATTTGAGTACGAAACTGTGGATGGATGGGGTCTTGGCGAGTTCGATTTGGCCGGGACATCGGGTTGATGTCAAAGTAGCGGATTGTCGCGCTAAATTTATTATCCTGCGCGAAAATTATTCCTACTACAATACGTTACGAGAAAAGTTGCAGTGGGCGGGGGCGAGGATTCATTACAGTAATAATCATCGCAATTGAGAACGAGGGAGAAGGAAACAGCGCCACTTCGGGAGGACGGAGTCGGTGGCGAGGGTTTTGCTAACTTGCTCGATCTAAAATCTAAACTCTAAAATCTAAACTCTAAACTCTAAACTCCTTCATGCCTGATTCAAACTTACTCGGATTGATTCCCGCCGATGCGCGACGGGTTGTTGAAATTTGCGACGATCGCCCGTCGAATGCGCGGGAATCGGCTTCGCAACGGGCCACACACTATCGCCGCATCAATCCCCGGGGGGAATATCTGACGATCGCGTGCGATCGCCATGCCTCGGACGTCGTCGAACCCGCGATCGTCGAACAGTCCGTGGATTGTTTGGTGTTCGATCGCACCTTGACCCAAGTCTTCGACCCGCTTAAATTGCTACAGTCGAGCGCCCGTTGGTTGAGCGAAAACGGGCAAGTTGTTGCCTGTATTCCTAACGTTCAATATTGGCACCATCTCGTCTATTTATTGCGCGGTCTAGGGTTGGAACAAGGCACGAATTTTGACAATTGTCAACTACGTTTTTTTAGTTTGGAAACGATTAAAAAATTATTTAATCAAGCCGGATTAAATCTCTACGAAGTGCAAACCGTAGGCGTTCAAACAGAAGCCTTTAAAGAATTCGCTCATACCCTCTCTCCCGTGGTCAAAGAATTGGGCTTAGATCCTCAAACCTTTGCCACGCAAGCCAATACCGAATCTTATTTAGTACGAGCAAGTAAAACGGAAAGTCCTCCCCGAAGATTGTTCGTGCATACGATTTTAATGGCGCCGACGGCGTGCGATCGCCCTCGGGTTCTCGACCCCGATCGCTTGAGTAATACGATTCCCGGAGTACGGGCGATCGCCGAAGTCAAAAATGCCGATCTTTCCCTCGCCTTACCCCAAGAAGAAAAAGTCTTTATTTGGCAGCGTACCATTTTAAAATATCCCCACGATTTCGCTCGCTTGCGCGAATTACTGCGACGAGATTATCTGATTATTGCCGAAATTGACGACGACCCGTTACGCCGTCCCCAATACGAACAAAATCGCTTTCTGAGTTATCGAGGTTGTCATGGGGTACAAACCTCTACCGAACCTCTCGCCGACTATTTGCGCCAACACAATCCGAATGTTGCCGTTTTTGCCAATCAACTGACCGAATTACCGCCAGAACGAAGCTATAAAAATGACGGAACCTGTACGATTTTCTTCGGGGCTTTGAATCGCGAGGCAGATTGGGAACCGATTGTCGGAGAACTGAATCGAGTGTTAGGAAAATACCGCGATCGCGTGCGGGTGAAAGTCATTCACGATCGCAAGTTTTGGAATGCCTTGCAGAGTTTAGAGGGCGATCGTAAAGATTTTGAAGCTTTTTGTCCTTACGAACGATATTTAGAAATTATGGACGAATGCGACCTCGCCTTACTCCCGCTTACGCCGACGCGGGTTAACAGCATGAAGTCCGATCTCAAGTTTCTCGAATGCGCCGGACATGGGGTGGCAGTATTGGCGAGTCCGGTGGTTTACGAACACACGATCGTTGAAGGAAAAACTGGCTTAATTTATCGTACTGTCGAAGAATTTGGCAAGCATTTAGAGGCGTTAATTACCGATCCGCTTTTACGGCAAACATTAGCCCAAAATGCCTATCGGTGGGTGGCTGAAAATCGCTTACTCTGTCAGCATTACCGCCAACGCAGCGAGTGGTACAAACAATTACGCGATCGCCTACCCGAATTAAATCGTCAGTTGCGCGATCGCCTTCCCGAACTCTTTGCCGATTAATCGATCGATCGTCGATCGATCGATGAATGAATTGATTTATTTAGATTCATTGAACCCGCGATCGCCCTTTTCTCATTTACTCTTTGACCTCAATCCAATCGATGCGAATTTTATTGACGATTGCCCACTATTTCAATCCAGAAGGGGGCGGAAAACACGGTTCTCTCGGAAAAAACCCTCAACCGCGCATTCTCGCCCTAAGCCAGTGCATTGCTCATTTATGGTCCGTATTCGGTCGATCTCAATCCTCGATCGACATTGCCCAATGTGCGGCCCTCCCGGTCAATCAGGCGCAAGCCAACGACCTCGATATTGTCATTTGTACCACGGGCGATCGTCATTTATTGGCACAACTTCCCCTCGATCGCAATATTTATCGCCACCATGCGACTCACGCAGAACCGATGTTTCTCGGGTTTGAATGTCAAGCGGTTCTTCGCGACAGTTTGGGTCATTACGATTATTATTGCTATCTCGAAGATGATTTAATCCTGCGCGATCCGTGGTTTTTTATCAAACTCAAATGGTTTACGCAACATGCGGGAGATGCGTGTTTGTTGCAGCCGAATCGCTACGAAATCGCCATGCAGGGCCAGCGTTACAAAGCTTACATCGATGGCGATTTGGCACCGAAAGTAACGGCGCGCTTTCAGAATGTCAAGGAAGCGCCGGAACTCAAGGGCAAAATTATGGAAGAGTCGGTTATGTTTAAGCGGACTCTCAATCCCCACTCGGGATGTTATTTTCTTAATGCCCGACAGATGGCGTATTGGGCGCAGCAACCCTATTTTTTAGACCGAGATCCGAGTTTTATCGGTCCGTTGGAAAGTGCGGCGACGTTGGGAATTATGCGAACGTTCAAGATTTACAAACCTGCTAGGGATCATGCGGGCTTTTTGGAAATTCAGCATTTCGGTAGTGCGTTTCTCCAGTTAATTGGAAACACGGTGCGTTTGGATTGATAAGGGTCGGTCTGTTGCAATTTCACCACTGAATTGAGCTTTTGCAAATTGCTGGTTTACCAAGGATTGCCGATGGTTGTAAATCCGGCCCAATAATAAGGATGAGAAAGCGGTTTGATCTCCCGGACATCCTGTTGTTTGGGTAAGGCGATCGCCCCTTCGGAAAGCATCAATTGTCCCGCTTCAAGGCGGACGTTACCTCGGATAAATTCTAATTGCGCTTGTCGCAACGCTTCCGCACGAATGGGCGCCGATCGCAGGTTGTCGTACAATTCGCTCATTAACCCCAAGGTGGCATTATCGCTGACATACCAGAGACTGGCGATCGCCGATCTAGCGCCGGATTGCAACGCCAATCCTGCAAATCCCAATTCTGCCTCGCGATCGCCGATCGCACTGCGACAAGAACTAAAGACTAATAAGTCCACTCCAGCTACTTGCCATTGTAAATCTTTCATGTCCGATAATCGCAAACGGCCATCCCACAATTGAATATAAGAGTTGTCGGCGCTTCCCGGCTGAAAATCCATGTGCGTCGCGAGATGAACGATGCTAAATTCTTTAGAATCCACCTCTTCTTTTAGGGTGTTGAGTGTAAATTCTTCATTTAAAAATTGCTTGCCCGACCAACAGGAACTCGACCGGGAGCGATCGCCACAAACAATCGCATCTAACTCTAGAGGAACCGCAGGTAAAGGTGTTAATTCTTCAAATTCTGAGGCTCCCATTGCCAAAACTTGCTCGTTTTTTAAATTGGTATAAGTTGGCTGGGTCAAGCTGAAACTCGGCACGATCGCCAAACTATATTGTTCGACTAAAAACTGTTCTCCATCGTGAAGAGCTGCGAACGGCAGCGATCGCAATCCCTCATCGGGAACGAAAATTAAATTTTGAATCCTTCGTTGTTCTAAGGTCGGCTGAATCGGTTCGATTAATAAGCGATAAAGCTCTTGAGATGGTTCTAAATAGAGTTGACTGTAGGATCTTTTGCGATCGGTGATTTTATGGCGAAATTCAACAGCTAATTGTTCGACAATCTGGCGATGAGCTTCAGGAATTTTGAGGCGTAAGGGTTTTTCAAATGCTGTAACGACAACTAATTCTACCGGGTCCTCTGGATGGCGATCGCACGGCCATCCTAATTCTTCTTGTAAGATGCGATCGGAACGAACGAAGCGATCGCGATCTCGCTCTTGATTATGTTCGCCACTCGGACAAACGAGAGCTGCATTATCATTTAACTGAGTGCGTCCAAAAACGATGTAAACCACTGCGGTTCTCATTCCCATTTCTTCCTCCGTTTTTCGCAAAACTTGCCGAATTTCATCGAGAGAAAGCAAATTAAAATGGGAAGGATGGTTGAAGTGATTAATAAATTCGCGAGATAACGCCTCTTCCAAGGTCGTGATTTGCGTATCTAGCTCGATCCCCGTCATCGAAACTTCTACGATGGGTTCGGAGCGAGCGGAATTGTCGATCGGGATCGAGGCAGGGTTAATATTTCCATCCGCGATTGTTTTTGGGGGAACGATGGATTCCGATGTCGCCGAGAATGGTTCGAGGATGGCGACGCTTCCGACCGATTGAGTCGGTTGACCGGAAGGAAACTCAGACCCAGGCGCCGCAGTAGGTAAAGTGCGATTCGTGGCGGCAGTCATTTGAGATTCGATGTTGCCCTGGGGGAGAGGATTGTTTTCAATCGTGTTCGGCGCCATTTCCGACGAAGCGGGAATCGGCGATCGCACTGGAACCTGCGATGACGGGGCGATCGCCGATGGTGCTAAAGGCAGAATTGGCGATAAAGGCGCAATTTCCGGAGCTTCAGTCCTATTGGGTTCGGAGGCGATCGCTTCCGGTAGGGGGTTGTTTCCCCCTACCGCTTCTGACGGAGAACCATTCTGAGGTGAGATCGGCTCTAGGGGGGGCGCTCCTGGTGCGGTCTGAGCGGGAAGCGATTCTTGCGGAGTTTCCGCGACCCCTTCCGGTTCCGGTACGGGTTGCGGTTCCGGTTCCAGTAAGGGTTCCGGTTCCGGTACGGGTTCCGGTTCCGGTACGACTTGCGGTTCCGGTACGGGTTCCGGTTCCGCTACGGGTTGCGGTTCCGGTACGGGTTCCGGTTCCGGTACGACTTGCGGTTCCGGTACGGGATCGACCCCATCATCCGTACTCACTGTAATATTTCCCCGGGTAAAAGAGCGGGGGAAAATTTCGCCGAGGTTGAGGGTCGATGTCCCTGTCGTGACGACATCGCGCGTTCCGTGAAACGCAGGATTGCCAATTTCAAAGCCCTCAATTGGGTCTAAACCGTCGCCTCCCGCGTGACGCAGGGTGATGCTTCCGCCGCCAGCGCCTCCCGCCGTCGAAATACTCGCCTGTCCCGTTGGCGAATAGGAGGATGGGAACGCATCGGTCGCGCGGAAAAATCCCCCGGTGGTTTCGATAAAAACATCGCCACCGCGACCTGTGGTTCCCCCTTCCGCGTTAATCGAGCTCACTTGAATATCGCCAATCGGATCGAGGAAAACATTCCCCGCATCACCGACGGTCGCACTTGAATCGATCGCCCCCGATGTAATCGCCAGTTTCGCCATTACGGTAATATCGCCGCCGCGATCGACTCCGGTCGATGTGAGATTTCCGGTGATGATTTCGCCTTGGCTGCTGGTGACGGAGATCGCCCCGCCTGTCGGAGCCGAAGTGCTATCTAAATTCCCGGTTTGGACGTTGGCGGTACGACTTTCTAAGGCGATCGGTTGACCGTTGCTAGTGATATCCCTGACGGTGAGCGCATTTTCGGCATTCAGTCGCACCCCTGCCGCCCCTGTCGTCGTCACTCGACCGCGCAGGTCGATCGTATCCGTACTCGTCGCACTCAAACTCCCGGCAGCGATCGCTTCTAGAGCCGTTATCCGAGTTGCACTGTCGATCTTCAACTGACCCAAGGGTTGCTGGCTACCCACGGCTCGGTCAAATGTGAGATCGCCGTTGCCGACATTGAGGGTTAAGTTTTCTGTCGAGTCGATCGCGCTATCTAGGGTTCCTCGAATCATGAGGTCACCGTCATGGGTCGTTATCGTGACCGGTCCGGCGATCGCGATCGCGCCGTCAAAGGTCGTATCTCCTTCAGTGGTCATATTTCCGGCGATCGTCGTCTGGTTACTGGTAATGTTCAAATCCTCTAGTGGAGACGTTTCGCCGAGATTTCCATTCAGATCGATTTGACCTGTTCCTGCATTTAAAGTTAAATCCCGATTCCCATCAACATTCCCCAGAATGCGAATGTCACCCCCTGCACTATTGGTGTCTATTTCAATCTCATTGCCGAGGATGATATTTCCCGTCAGCGAAATATTATTATCGATCGTTTTTAAATCTGAATTCAGATAAATAGTGGCCGCATTAAAGGCGATCGACCCATTCCCCAATCCCGTTATGGAACCGTTCGCCGTAATCGACCCCGAACCTGCTTCTAAGGCGATCGGGTCACTAAATTGCAGAGAATTAACAATTGTAATTTCTCCCGTGAAATCGGCTCGACCCAGGGCGATCGCACTAAATCCATCTTCAAATTGAGATAATTCATTTGCGGTTAAATCGAAACTTGCATCGCTCTCCGTATCTGCTCCCAGGATTATATTTCGATCGGGGCTTGCGGGTTGTAAGCTGAGGCGATTCGTTCCTCTCACCGCCCCGTTAAAATCTATTTCTCCCGCCGTTAACGTTAGGGGATGATTCCCGATATCCAGGCTAGAATCAAACGCCAAAATTGCCGTTCCGGGAACTAAATTAGCTCCCGGCATTAAGGTGACGGGGGCGTTAAAACGAAGTTCGTTATTGTTGGTTTCAATTTGGCTAGCAACGGTTACCGTTCCAGTCCCTATTTGCGTAAATGGGCCGTTGAGATTGAAGGGATGGACGAGATTTAAGTTTTCGGTATTGGCGAGGGTGACTCCACCTAATCCAGTGGTGGTTACGGGAGCGTTAAAGTGAATGGTATGGGTATTTAGATCGATACCTGTAGCACCCGTTACGGTAATTTTTCCGTTAAATGTTGTCGTTCCGCTTCCGGCCAGTTGAGTTAGGTTGGTAGCATTAATTTCTCTCGTCGTTAAGTTATGAGTTTGGGCGATCGTTAGATCTGCTAATGGCGTTTGACTGCCGATATTTCCGGCAAAATCAATGTTTCCCGTCCCCGCATTTAACGTTAAATGATGAGCGCCATCGAGGGTATTATTAAATGTTATATTGCCGGAAATAGTACGAAAATTTACGTCACGGAGCAAGCTGACGGCGCCGTCTAGGGTTAAGTTTTGGCTGTCGGTAATAATGCCGTTATTAACATAAATTTGCTGCCCGGTTTTGAGGGTTAGATTATAATTGCTATTACTGAGGTCAATTTCTCCCAAAGAACCGACATAAATATTGCCGACGGTATCGGAACCCAGGGTTAAATTACCACTGCGAACGTCGAGCATTAGCAATTCTTCTGTGGTGAGGCTGTAATCTCCCGTAGCATCGTTGACGGCGATCGCCGTTCCTGGGGCGATCGGTTCTAATGTTAAAGTATTATTCGTAGTAATCCGACTTTCGCCCTGAAAACTAATATTATTTCCTCGGAAAATAAGGTTTCCCGTTCCCGTCGCCGTGGGATTAATTAAAACACCATTTAATCCGATTCCCTCTGCACCGCTAACCCCAACGCCTTCAAGGAGTAAATCCTCCGTTCCCGTCGCTTCTACCGTACTACCTGTTTCAAGATCGATGCCGAGGTTACCTTCTCCTGTGCCGTTTCCAGTTCCTTTGAGGATGACACTTTGGTGACCGGAAATCGTGCTACCAGTAAGAAAAATTCCAGGATTGTTATCGGTTCCGCTACCGCCTTGTCCTTCAAGGGCGATCGCTCCCTTTTGAGAAGTAATATTACTGCCATTTAGCAGGCGAACTCCTTGATTGAGGTCTGCGGTTACCTCACGCGCTATTCCCGTCAGACTAATATTTCCATTTTCCGAAAAAATGCGAGCATTATCATTGGCGAAAATGCCATGATTTAAACTATCTCCCGTTCCTCCATTTCCTTGTAAGACGATATCTCCTTCTTTGGACTCAATTATACTGTTCCCTCTAAAAAGAATACCGATATTTGCAAATTCGCTTCCATTGCCCCCCGTTCCCGTTAGATTGATTTCTCCAAGATTGGAGGAAATTTGAACATTGTTATCAATATAAATTCCGTAATTTTCACTCGTTCCATTTCCGCCCGTTCCTTCTAAAATAATTGACCCTATCTCCGTTTGTAGGGTACTGCCATTCATCACACTAATTCCATCATTGACTTTTTCGGTTCCTCGGGCCATTCCTGTGACTCGAAGATCTCGATAAGCCGAAAGGGAAACCCCATCACGAATCGCTACTCCGGTATTAAAGAATCCTTGAACGCCGCCCGTTCCATCGATGACAATCGACCCGGTTGTTGATTCGACCAGACTACCCGCCGTTACGCCAATTCCCCGGTTATTTTCCCCTGTTCCGTTAGCGATTCCCGTTAAACGAATATCTCCATCGGCGGACAGGGTAGATTCATCGACAAAGATCCCTCCATTCCAATGGGTTCCGTTGACCCCAAAACCTTCTAAAGTAATGGTTCCTTGCGGTGCTTCCAGGCGAGAATTTGCTTGTAAAACCATACCGGGATTATATTCTCCCGAACTATTACTCCCCGTTCCAATCAGGTGAATATTGCCCGTTTCCGAACGAACGATCGCGCCATCTAAAAAGATTCCTCGATTGAAGTTAGTTCCTTTACCACTGGTCCCCGTTAACAGGATCTCCCCGTTGGCGGTTACGGTGGCATTTTCAATATATAATCCCGTATTCCATTCGGTATATAATCCAGTATTCCAATGTACTCCGCTTCCCCCAGTTCCGTCTAAGCGAATCGAACCATTGCCGTTGGTTTGCAATACGCTCCCATTGGAGAGCAAAATACCACTATTGTTATCTACCCCATCCAATCCCCTCCCAGTCAGGGTAATCGTGCCACCTTCCGCATTAATGGTTGCGTTATCGAGAAGAATGCCGTGACGTGAGGTCGGACTGCCCGTTCCCGTGGCTGTAAAATTCCCACCCCCTGTATGAATAGTGGTATAGGGAATTGCTATGCCTCCCCCACCCAGATTGTCGATATCGCCGTTTAAAACTAAATTGAGGGAATCCCCACCGGGGACGCTATCGCTAATTTGACCGTAAATATAAACATTATTGTGGGCATTGAGGGTCAGGGTGTTGTTTAATCCAGTTCCGTTAAAATCAATCGGCGCAGTCACCGTAAT from Oxynema aestuarii AP17 harbors:
- the nuoK gene encoding NADH-quinone oxidoreductase subunit NuoK, which gives rise to MQLQYFLVLAAALFCIGIYGLITSRNAVRVLMSIELLLNAVNLNLMAFSNFLDSSEIKGQVFGVFVITVAAAEAAVGLAIVLAIYRNRDTVDMEQFNLLKW
- a CDS encoding NAD(+) kinase, producing MQLKHAIIAHKAGDHLSRRRAEQCARELEARGCKVLMGPSGSKDNPYPVFLASATSAIDLALVLGGDGTALAAARHLAAENIPILAVNVGGHLGFLTQPSETFQDSEKVWDYLLEDRYAVQRRMMIEAQIFEGDRSNLIPASDRYLALNEMCVKPAAADRMITSILEMEIDGEVVDQYQGDGLLVATPTGSTCYTVSANGPIVHDGMEAMVVTPICPLSLSSRPIVLPPGSVVSIWPLADRDLSTKLWMDGVLASSIWPGHRVDVKVADCRAKFIILRENYSYYNTLREKLQWAGARIHYSNNHRN
- a CDS encoding glycosyltransferase family protein; this encodes MPDSNLLGLIPADARRVVEICDDRPSNARESASQRATHYRRINPRGEYLTIACDRHASDVVEPAIVEQSVDCLVFDRTLTQVFDPLKLLQSSARWLSENGQVVACIPNVQYWHHLVYLLRGLGLEQGTNFDNCQLRFFSLETIKKLFNQAGLNLYEVQTVGVQTEAFKEFAHTLSPVVKELGLDPQTFATQANTESYLVRASKTESPPRRLFVHTILMAPTACDRPRVLDPDRLSNTIPGVRAIAEVKNADLSLALPQEEKVFIWQRTILKYPHDFARLRELLRRDYLIIAEIDDDPLRRPQYEQNRFLSYRGCHGVQTSTEPLADYLRQHNPNVAVFANQLTELPPERSYKNDGTCTIFFGALNREADWEPIVGELNRVLGKYRDRVRVKVIHDRKFWNALQSLEGDRKDFEAFCPYERYLEIMDECDLALLPLTPTRVNSMKSDLKFLECAGHGVAVLASPVVYEHTIVEGKTGLIYRTVEEFGKHLEALITDPLLRQTLAQNAYRWVAENRLLCQHYRQRSEWYKQLRDRLPELNRQLRDRLPELFAD
- a CDS encoding calcium-binding protein, with the protein product MRILLTIAHYFNPEGGGKHGSLGKNPQPRILALSQCIAHLWSVFGRSQSSIDIAQCAALPVNQAQANDLDIVICTTGDRHLLAQLPLDRNIYRHHATHAEPMFLGFECQAVLRDSLGHYDYYCYLEDDLILRDPWFFIKLKWFTQHAGDACLLQPNRYEIAMQGQRYKAYIDGDLAPKVTARFQNVKEAPELKGKIMEESVMFKRTLNPHSGCYFLNARQMAYWAQQPYFLDRDPSFIGPLESAATLGIMRTFKIYKPARDHAGFLEIQHFGSAFLQLIGNTVRLD
- a CDS encoding CHAT domain-containing protein, which gives rise to MNNSFRAIASLVLLSSLTGVSKSSFAQAIIPASDGTGTAVTPEGNHFNIHGGQPSADGANLFHSFEQFGLEAGQVANFLSNPEIENILGRITGGDASMINGLIQVSGGDSNLFLMNPAGILFGANASLNVPGDFFATSATGIGFSDNHWFDARGENAWANLVGTPSHFAFSSLQPGAIVNFGNLTLQPGHNLTLLGGSVLNAGTLSAPGGNITLAAVPGESAVRISQENQLLSLEVRPGTAEMGTFTPQSLPELLTGAGATHAKTVTVNPDGSLQLSGSGIAIDPQTGDTIISGEMTATGGQIAVLGDRVALIETKMNTSAPHGGGTVLVGGDLRGRGSVPNARQTFIDRHSSIAADATEFGDGGRVIVFARENAQIHGQLSALGGILGGDGGFVETSGLQSLEVSSVPNARTRCANVPTCGSGGEWLIDPNDIEIVAGAGTVNINNTTPFAATADSAQLGVDLIVAALTGGNQSVTIETGSGGTQEGKITVTAPIDFNGTGLNNTLTLNAHNNVYIYGQISDSVPGGDSLNLVLNGDIDNLGGGGIAIPYTTIHTGGGNFTATGTGSPTSRHGILLDNATINAEGGTITLTGRGLDGVDNNSGILLSNGSVLQTNGNGSIRLDGTGGSGVHWNTGLYTEWNTGLYIENATVTANGEILLTGTSGKGTNFNRGIFLDGAIVRSETGNIHLIGTGSNSSGEYNPGMVLQANSRLEAPQGTITLEGFGVNGTHWNGGIFVDESTLSADGDIRLTGIANGTGENNRGIGVTAGSLVESTTGSIVIDGTGGVQGFFNTGVAIRDGVSLSAYRDLRVTGMARGTEKVNDGISVMNGSTLQTEIGSIILEGTGGNGTSENYGIYIDNNVQISSNLGEINLTGTGGNGSEFANIGILFRGNSIIESKEGDIVLQGNGGTGDSLNHGIFANDNARIFSENGNISLTGIAREVTADLNQGVRLLNGSNITSQKGAIALEGQGGSGTDNNPGIFLTGSTISGHQSVILKGTGNGTGEGNLGIDLETGSTVEATGTEDLLLEGVGVSGAEGIGLNGVLINPTATGTGNLIFRGNNISFQGESRITTNNTLTLEPIAPGTAIAVNDATGDYSLTTEELLMLDVRSGNLTLGSDTVGNIYVGSLGEIDLSNSNYNLTLKTGQQIYVNNGIITDSQNLTLDGAVSLLRDVNFRTISGNITFNNTLDGAHHLTLNAGTGNIDFAGNIGSQTPLADLTIAQTHNLTTREINATNLTQLAGSGTTTFNGKITVTGATGIDLNTHTIHFNAPVTTTGLGGVTLANTENLNLVHPFNLNGPFTQIGTGTVTVASQIETNNNELRFNAPVTLMPGANLVPGTAILAFDSSLDIGNHPLTLTAGEIDFNGAVRGTNRLSLQPASPDRNIILGADTESDASFDLTANELSQFEDGFSAIALGRADFTGEITIVNSLQFSDPIALEAGSGSITANGSITGLGNGSIAFNAATIYLNSDLKTIDNNISLTGNIILGNEIEIDTNSAGGDIRILGNVDGNRDLTLNAGTGQIDLNGNLGETSPLEDLNITSNQTTIAGNMTTEGDTTFDGAIAIAGPVTITTHDGDLMIRGTLDSAIDSTENLTLNVGNGDLTFDRAVGSQQPLGQLKIDSATRITALEAIAAGSLSATSTDTIDLRGRVTTTGAAGVRLNAENALTVRDITSNGQPIALESRTANVQTGNLDSTSAPTGGAISVTSSQGEIITGNLTSTGVDRGGDITVMAKLAITSGAIDSSATVGDAGNVFLDPIGDIQVSSINAEGGTTGRGGDVFIETTGGFFRATDAFPSSYSPTGQASISTAGGAGGGSITLRHAGGDGLDPIEGFEIGNPAFHGTRDVVTTGTSTLNLGEIFPRSFTRGNITVSTDDGVDPVPEPQVVPEPEPVPEPQPVAEPEPVPEPQVVPEPEPVPEPEPLLEPEPQPVPEPEGVAETPQESLPAQTAPGAPPLEPISPQNGSPSEAVGGNNPLPEAIASEPNRTEAPEIAPLSPILPLAPSAIAPSSQVPVRSPIPASSEMAPNTIENNPLPQGNIESQMTAATNRTLPTAAPGSEFPSGQPTQSVGSVAILEPFSATSESIVPPKTIADGNINPASIPIDNSARSEPIVEVSMTGIELDTQITTLEEALSREFINHFNHPSHFNLLSLDEIRQVLRKTEEEMGMRTAVVYIVFGRTQLNDNAALVCPSGEHNQERDRDRFVRSDRILQEELGWPCDRHPEDPVELVVVTAFEKPLRLKIPEAHRQIVEQLAVEFRHKITDRKRSYSQLYLEPSQELYRLLIEPIQPTLEQRRIQNLIFVPDEGLRSLPFAALHDGEQFLVEQYSLAIVPSFSLTQPTYTNLKNEQVLAMGASEFEELTPLPAVPLELDAIVCGDRSRSSSCWSGKQFLNEEFTLNTLKEEVDSKEFSIVHLATHMDFQPGSADNSYIQLWDGRLRLSDMKDLQWQVAGVDLLVFSSCRSAIGDREAELGFAGLALQSGARSAIASLWYVSDNATLGLMSELYDNLRSAPIRAEALRQAQLEFIRGNVRLEAGQLMLSEGAIALPKQQDVREIKPLSHPYYWAGFTTIGNPW